ATCGCTTCACGTGACAAATGACCTATTGAACCACGTAGTACAGCGCGTATAATGCAATTGTCGTCACTTGGCCTTTGGGTCAGTGTAGCGACCGCCCCCGGGCTTGCCCCCCTCAGGTCTGGGGGTGCTTCTTTTAACGCAATGCGCGGAAACGATTTATCCAGACTTCAAGCAGCCGCCGGTTTTCGTATTAGTGCAGCAGCTTTAGTATCTCTTCCGGCTTGAAATCGAAAACCCGTTTCCCGTCGATGTCGAACGTCGGCGTGATCAGCTTGCCGTCCGCCCATTTGCGGACCTGTTCCATGGCGCCGGGTGTAGTCCACACGTCGACTTCCGTGTAGGCCAATCCACGTTTGGCCAGCCATTCTCTCGCCTTTTTACAATCGTGGCACCATTTCGAACAGTACATGACGATGCCTCCCCGCGGCAGCTCAGCGGGTTCTTCAATCGGGATCTTGCCTTTCACTTCCGGATCGAAGCGCTGGATCTCGGCGAAAAGGATGTCGTTGTTGGGCAGGTCGTCGATATCGTGTATATCGATGTATTGAATCACGCCCTTTTTATCGAGGACGAAAATGGCGCGTTCGGTGTATCCTTCCTTGCGCAGGACGCCGTACTTCTTCGCCACTTTTCCGTGCGGCCAAAAATCACTCAGTAAGGTATAATTGTTCCCACCCTGGCTCTCTGCCCATGCTTTCAATGGCGGATTGGTATCTCGGCGGATGCCCTGAACCTGGGGGTCCAAGCTCGCTTACTTGGC
This region of Anaerolineales bacterium genomic DNA includes:
- a CDS encoding redoxin domain-containing protein, which produces MDPQVQGIRRDTNPPLKAWAESQGGNNYTLLSDFWPHGKVAKKYGVLRKEGYTERAIFVLDKKGVIQYIDIHDIDDLPNNDILFAEIQRFDPEVKGKIPIEEPAELPRGGIVMYCSKWCHDCKKAREWLAKRGLAYTEVDVWTTPGAMEQVRKWADGKLITPTFDIDGKRVFDFKPEEILKLLH